From Riemerella anatipestifer ATCC 11845 = DSM 15868, a single genomic window includes:
- the dusB gene encoding tRNA dihydrouridine synthase DusB, whose translation MVKIGNIELPDFPLLLAPMEDVSDPPFRRLCKMHGADLMYSEFISSEGLIRDAIKSKKKLDIFDYERPIGIQIFGGDEEAMAMSAKIVETVQPDLVDINFGCPVKKVVCKGAGAGVLKDIDLMVRLTKAVVNSTHLPVTVKTRLGWDTNSINIDEVAERLQEAGIKALTIHARTRAQMYKGEADWEHISRIKQNPNIEIPIFGNGDIDSPQKALDYKNKYACDGVMIGRAAIGYPWIFNEVKHFFQTGKLLPEPTLQDRLTAVRQHAEWSAEWKGERLGLIEMRQHYSNYFRGVPHFKEYRKRFLEILTLEEMDSLISQIIEANN comes from the coding sequence ATGGTAAAAATAGGGAATATAGAATTGCCAGATTTTCCTTTATTGCTGGCTCCTATGGAAGATGTGAGCGACCCTCCGTTTCGTAGGCTTTGTAAAATGCACGGTGCAGATTTAATGTATTCGGAGTTTATCTCTTCGGAAGGGCTTATCAGAGATGCTATAAAGTCTAAAAAGAAGTTAGATATTTTTGATTATGAAAGACCTATTGGTATCCAAATTTTTGGGGGAGATGAGGAAGCTATGGCGATGTCCGCCAAAATAGTAGAAACGGTACAACCCGATTTGGTAGATATTAACTTTGGGTGTCCTGTGAAGAAAGTAGTTTGCAAAGGGGCAGGAGCAGGGGTTTTGAAAGATATAGACCTAATGGTAAGGCTTACCAAAGCCGTAGTAAATTCTACCCATTTACCTGTAACAGTTAAGACAAGGTTGGGCTGGGATACAAACAGTATCAATATAGATGAAGTAGCGGAACGACTGCAAGAGGCAGGTATTAAAGCACTTACAATACACGCAAGAACGAGGGCTCAAATGTATAAAGGAGAAGCCGACTGGGAGCATATTTCTCGCATTAAACAAAACCCTAATATTGAGATTCCTATTTTTGGGAACGGAGATATAGACTCGCCCCAAAAAGCCTTAGATTATAAAAACAAATATGCTTGTGATGGAGTTATGATTGGTAGGGCTGCCATTGGTTATCCTTGGATTTTTAATGAAGTAAAACATTTTTTCCAAACAGGAAAGTTACTTCCAGAACCTACATTACAAGACCGTTTAACCGCAGTAAGACAACACGCCGAATGGAGTGCTGAATGGAAAGGTGAACGCCTTGGATTGATAGAAATGAGACAACATTACAGTAATTATTTCCGTGGGGTGCCACATTTTAAGGAGTATAGAAAAAGGTTTTTAGAAATACTTACTTTGGAGGAAATGGATAGCCTCATCAGTCAAATCATAGAGGCAAATAATTAA